A genome region from Actinopolymorpha sp. NPDC004070 includes the following:
- a CDS encoding MBL fold metallo-hydrolase, with translation MRLTVLGCSGSFPGPGSPASGYLVEAPHEGRTFRLVLDLGNGAFGALQRYVPDYDVDAVGVSHLHPDHCVDLCSYYVASRYHPRGRRGRVPVYGPYGTADRLAAMYGLPLDPGMRDVFDFRAWVDVEPTKIGPFVVSVAPARHPVEAYAVRLDHEGRSLAYTGDTGPNPELAALAAGADLLLSEATFLHGADNPPDLHLTGRQAGEYAQAAGAGRLVLTHVPPWYDGQRMLADARAVYPGPLELARPGAVYDI, from the coding sequence GTGAGGCTCACCGTTCTGGGGTGTTCGGGTTCGTTTCCCGGGCCGGGCTCGCCCGCGTCCGGTTACCTCGTCGAGGCGCCGCACGAGGGGCGTACGTTCCGGCTCGTCCTGGACCTGGGCAACGGCGCGTTCGGTGCCCTGCAGCGGTACGTCCCCGACTACGACGTGGACGCGGTGGGGGTGAGCCACCTGCACCCGGACCACTGCGTGGACCTGTGCTCCTACTACGTCGCGAGCCGCTACCACCCGCGCGGCCGGCGCGGCCGGGTTCCGGTCTACGGACCCTACGGCACCGCCGACCGGCTGGCCGCGATGTACGGCCTGCCGCTGGACCCCGGCATGCGGGATGTCTTCGACTTCCGCGCCTGGGTGGACGTCGAGCCGACCAAGATCGGACCGTTCGTGGTGTCGGTGGCGCCGGCGCGGCATCCGGTCGAGGCCTACGCCGTCCGGCTGGACCACGAAGGCCGGTCGCTGGCCTACACCGGCGACACCGGGCCCAACCCCGAGCTCGCAGCGCTGGCGGCCGGCGCGGACCTCCTGCTCAGCGAGGCGACGTTCCTGCACGGTGCGGACAATCCGCCCGACCTTCACCTCACCGGGCGGCAGGCGGGGGAGTACGCCCAGGCGGCCGGCGCGGGGAGGTTGGTGCTGACGCACGTCCCGCCGTGGTACGACGGGCAGCGGATGCTCGCCGACGCCCGTGCCGTCTACCCCGGCCCGCTGGAGCTGGCCAGGCCGGGCGCGGTGTACGACATCTGA
- the rph gene encoding ribonuclease PH encodes MTSMTRVDGRAAEQLRPVSITRGWLDHAEGSVLVEFGRTRVLCAASVTEGVPRWRRDSGEGWVTAEYAMLPRSTNTRSARESVKGKIGGRTMEISRLVGRSLRAVIDHAALGENTIVLDCDVLQADGGTRTAAITGAYVALVDAVRHLERKGALKGRALIDSVSAVSVGVVGGVPMLDLCYEEDVRADTDMNVVMTGDGRYVEVQGTAEREPFDRKLLDGLLELSAIGCAELTRAQSEALAVDLPAGSAR; translated from the coding sequence ATGACGAGCATGACGAGAGTGGACGGCCGGGCCGCCGAGCAGTTACGACCGGTCTCGATCACCCGTGGCTGGCTCGACCACGCCGAGGGTTCGGTCCTGGTCGAGTTCGGGCGCACCAGGGTGCTGTGCGCGGCCAGCGTCACCGAGGGCGTGCCGCGCTGGCGGCGCGACTCCGGCGAGGGCTGGGTCACCGCCGAATACGCCATGCTGCCCCGCTCGACCAACACCCGCAGCGCGCGCGAGTCGGTCAAGGGCAAGATCGGCGGCCGCACGATGGAGATCTCCCGCCTGGTCGGGCGTTCCCTGCGGGCAGTGATCGACCACGCCGCCCTGGGTGAGAACACCATCGTGCTCGACTGCGACGTGCTCCAGGCGGACGGCGGCACCCGGACCGCCGCGATCACCGGGGCCTACGTCGCCCTGGTCGACGCCGTGCGGCACCTGGAGCGCAAAGGTGCGCTGAAGGGGCGCGCGCTGATCGACTCGGTGAGCGCGGTCTCGGTCGGGGTCGTGGGCGGTGTGCCGATGCTCGACCTGTGTTACGAGGAGGACGTCCGCGCCGACACCGACATGAACGTCGTGATGACCGGTGACGGGCGCTACGTCGAGGTGCAGGGCACGGCCGAGCGGGAGCCGTTCGACCGCAAGCTGCTCGACGGGCTGCTGGAGCTGTCGGCCATCGGGTGCGCCGAGCTCACCCGCGCCCAGTCCGAGGCGCTCGCCGTCGACCTGCCGGCCGGATCAGCCCGGTGA
- the rdgB gene encoding RdgB/HAM1 family non-canonical purine NTP pyrophosphatase has translation MTAMGTGMRRQVVLATHNRKKLAELDRILRPQLPDVEVLSLDDVDSYDEPAETEATFAGNALLKARAAFEHSGLPAIADDSGLCVDALNGMPGVLSARWSGVDKDDARNNALLLAQLADVPAERRGAAFVACVALVLPGGQEHVVEGRVAGAIATEPRADGGFGYDPLFVPEGGTRTFAQMSAEEKDAVSHRGRALRELVPLLAVHLPDPACGGEGAGR, from the coding sequence ATGACGGCGATGGGGACGGGCATGCGGCGGCAGGTCGTGCTGGCCACGCACAACCGCAAGAAGCTCGCCGAGCTCGACCGGATCCTGCGCCCGCAGCTGCCCGACGTCGAGGTGCTCAGCCTGGACGACGTGGACTCCTACGACGAGCCCGCCGAGACCGAAGCCACCTTCGCCGGCAACGCATTGCTGAAGGCCCGTGCGGCCTTCGAGCATTCGGGGCTGCCCGCGATCGCCGACGACAGCGGCCTGTGCGTCGACGCGCTGAACGGTATGCCGGGGGTGCTGTCGGCCCGGTGGTCGGGCGTGGACAAGGACGACGCCCGCAACAACGCGTTGCTCCTGGCCCAGCTGGCCGACGTGCCGGCCGAACGCCGGGGCGCGGCGTTCGTCGCCTGCGTGGCGCTGGTCCTGCCAGGTGGCCAGGAGCACGTCGTCGAGGGCCGGGTCGCCGGCGCCATCGCCACCGAGCCGCGGGCCGACGGCGGGTTCGGCTACGACCCGCTGTTCGTGCCGGAGGGCGGCACCCGCACGTTCGCCCAGATGTCGGCGGAGGAGAAGGACGCCGTGAGCCACCGCGGCCGGGCGCTGCGCGAGCTGGTCCCGCTGCTCGCGGTCCACCTGCCCGACCCGGCCTGCGGCGGTGAGGGGGCCGGACGCTAG
- a CDS encoding glycosyltransferase family 2 protein — MKLSILVPVYNEAATFDLVRKRILDVDYPCDVEVVVVDDGSTDGTADLLAAVDDPRVVIHRHEVNRGKGAAIATAAQIATGTHLTICDADLEYDPDDIPKLLRPVIDGEAEVVYGTRTFSSHTSFSFWFVLGNRAVTTFANVLFNCYIRDLETCFKLMPLELYRRLGIRSAGFGMEAEVTGKLLRAGYRPYEVPISYTARSRAEGKKLTWRDGVEALWILLRIRAGVDRVGDGRARR, encoded by the coding sequence GTGAAGCTCTCGATCCTCGTCCCCGTGTACAACGAGGCGGCGACGTTCGACCTGGTCCGCAAGCGGATCCTCGACGTCGACTATCCCTGTGACGTCGAGGTCGTCGTGGTCGACGACGGCAGCACCGACGGCACCGCAGACCTGCTCGCCGCGGTGGACGACCCGCGGGTGGTGATCCACCGCCACGAGGTGAACCGCGGCAAGGGCGCGGCCATCGCGACCGCGGCGCAGATCGCGACCGGGACTCACCTGACGATCTGCGACGCCGACCTGGAGTACGACCCGGACGACATCCCGAAGCTGCTTCGCCCGGTGATCGACGGGGAGGCCGAGGTCGTCTACGGCACACGGACGTTCAGCAGCCACACGTCGTTCTCGTTCTGGTTCGTGCTCGGCAACCGGGCCGTGACGACGTTCGCGAACGTGTTGTTCAACTGCTACATCCGCGACCTGGAGACCTGCTTCAAGCTGATGCCGCTGGAGCTCTACCGCCGGCTCGGCATCCGCTCCGCCGGCTTCGGCATGGAGGCCGAGGTCACCGGCAAGCTGCTGCGCGCCGGCTACCGGCCGTACGAGGTGCCGATCTCCTACACCGCCCGCAGCCGCGCGGAGGGCAAGAAGCTCACCTGGCGGGACGGCGTCGAGGCGCTGTGGATCCTGCTCCGCATCCGCGCTGGTGTCGACCGCGTGGGCGACGGACGGGCCCGCCGCTAG